A window of the Bacteroides thetaiotaomicron VPI-5482 genome harbors these coding sequences:
- a CDS encoding glycosyltransferase family 2 protein produces the protein MHSVHPTPKFSIITVTYNAEKVLEDTIQSVISQTYHHVEYIIVDGASKDGTLSIIDRYRPRITTVVSEPDKGLYDAMNKAISLASGDYLCFLNAGDCFHEDDTLQQMVHSIHGSVLPDVIYGETAIVDKDRHFLHMRRLSAPEKLDWKSFKQGMLVCHQAFFARHTLVEPYDLSYRYSADFDWCIRIMKKAYTLHNTHLTIIDYLDEGMTTQNRKASLKERFRIMAKHYGWISTAAHHAWFVLRLIIKPGQ, from the coding sequence ATGCATAGTGTCCATCCTACTCCCAAGTTCTCGATTATCACGGTGACCTACAATGCCGAGAAAGTACTGGAAGATACCATCCAAAGTGTTATCTCGCAGACTTATCACCACGTAGAATACATCATCGTGGACGGGGCCTCCAAAGACGGTACTCTCTCTATCATTGACAGATACCGTCCACGGATAACTACCGTCGTCAGCGAACCGGACAAAGGATTGTACGATGCCATGAACAAGGCGATCTCCCTTGCCAGCGGCGACTATCTCTGTTTTCTGAATGCGGGCGACTGCTTTCACGAAGACGATACTTTGCAGCAAATGGTGCACAGCATTCATGGGAGTGTTCTCCCCGACGTCATCTACGGGGAAACTGCGATTGTTGACAAAGACAGGCACTTTCTGCATATGCGCCGGCTTTCAGCGCCCGAAAAGCTGGACTGGAAGAGTTTCAAACAGGGAATGTTAGTCTGCCATCAGGCTTTCTTTGCCAGACATACGCTGGTGGAACCTTATGACTTAAGCTACCGGTACTCTGCTGATTTCGACTGGTGCATCCGCATCATGAAAAAGGCGTATACCCTGCACAATACGCACCTGACAATCATCGACTATCTGGATGAAGGAATGACTACTCAGAACCGAAAGGCTTCTCTTAAAGAACGGTTCCGCATTATGGCAAAACATTATGGATGGATAAGCACCGCAGCACATCATGCTTGGTTTGTACTGCGGTTGATTATCAAGCCGGGACAATAA
- a CDS encoding glycosyltransferase family 4 protein has translation MRVLIINTSERIGGAAVAAGRLMESLKNNGIKAKMLVRDKQTDQISVVGLKGSWLHVWKFMWERIVIWKANRFKKNDLFAVDIANTGTDITSLPEFQQADVIHLHWINQGMLSLNTIRKILTSGKPVVWTMHDMWPCTGICHYARECKNYEQECHHCPYIYGGGGKKDLSTRIFRKKKEIYSQASITFVGCSRWLAEKAKVSGLLTGQTVISIPNAINTNLFKPHNKQEARRKCRLPQEGKLILFGSVKITDKRKGIDYLIEACKLLAEKHPEWKESLGVVVFGNQSQQLQDLIPFRVYPLPYIKNEHELVDIYNAVDLFAIPSLEENLPNMVMEAMSCGVPCVGFNTGGIPEMIDHLHNGYVAQRKSSEDLANGIHWVLTEPEYAELSAQACRKAIGNYSESIIAKKYTEVYNKITGKYA, from the coding sequence ATGAGGGTACTAATCATCAATACTTCCGAACGAATAGGTGGTGCGGCTGTCGCTGCCGGACGACTGATGGAATCGCTTAAGAACAACGGCATCAAGGCGAAAATGTTGGTACGTGACAAACAAACAGACCAAATCAGCGTCGTCGGACTAAAGGGCAGCTGGCTGCACGTATGGAAATTCATGTGGGAACGCATCGTCATCTGGAAAGCCAACCGTTTCAAGAAGAATGATCTCTTCGCCGTAGATATCGCCAATACCGGTACGGACATCACTTCGCTTCCCGAATTTCAGCAGGCAGATGTCATCCATCTGCACTGGATCAACCAAGGGATGCTGTCGCTCAACACCATCCGCAAGATTCTGACTTCCGGCAAACCTGTAGTATGGACCATGCACGATATGTGGCCCTGCACCGGCATCTGCCATTATGCACGCGAATGCAAGAATTACGAACAGGAATGTCACCACTGCCCTTACATCTACGGAGGAGGAGGCAAGAAGGACTTATCTACCCGAATCTTCCGGAAGAAAAAAGAGATTTATAGTCAGGCATCCATCACGTTTGTAGGCTGTAGCCGCTGGCTGGCGGAAAAGGCCAAAGTCAGCGGGTTGCTCACCGGACAAACGGTTATCAGTATCCCGAACGCCATCAACACGAATCTGTTCAAGCCTCACAATAAGCAGGAAGCCCGCAGAAAATGCAGGCTGCCGCAGGAAGGGAAGCTGATTCTTTTCGGTTCTGTCAAGATCACAGACAAGCGAAAGGGCATCGACTATCTGATTGAAGCCTGCAAACTGCTGGCAGAGAAACATCCGGAATGGAAAGAATCATTGGGCGTGGTTGTTTTCGGCAACCAGTCGCAGCAGTTGCAAGACCTGATTCCTTTCCGCGTCTATCCGCTTCCTTATATTAAGAATGAGCATGAGTTGGTGGATATATACAATGCCGTAGACCTCTTCGCCATCCCTTCTCTCGAAGAGAATCTGCCGAATATGGTGATGGAAGCAATGTCCTGCGGTGTGCCCTGCGTCGGTTTCAACACCGGAGGCATACCAGAAATGATCGATCATCTGCACAACGGATACGTAGCTCAGCGCAAGTCTTCCGAAGATCTAGCCAACGGCATCCATTGGGTACTGACGGAACCCGAATATGCGGAACTCTCCGCACAAGCCTGCCGCAAGGCCATAGGCAACTATTCGGAAAGTATCATAGCGAAGAAGTACACGGAAGTTTACAACAAAATAACAGGGAAATATGCATAG
- the wecB gene encoding non-hydrolyzing UDP-N-acetylglucosamine 2-epimerase, translating to MKKILLVFGTRPEAIKMAPLVKALQKDTEHFETRVCVTAQHRQMLDQVLEVFGITPEYDLNIMAPNQDLYDITAKVLLGLREVLKDFRPDTVLVHGDTTTSMAASLAAFYMQIPVGHVEAGLRTYNMLSPWPEEMNRQVTDRICTYYFAPTEQSKVNLLQENIDAKKIFITGNTVIDALLMAVDIISTTAGVKEKMAKELQEKGYTVGDREYILVTGHRRENFGDGFLHICKAIKELAALHPEMDIVYPVHLNPNVQKPVYELLSGLSNVYLISPLDYLPFIYAMQHSTLLLTDSGGVQEEAPSLGKPVLVMRDTTERPEAVEAGTVKLVGTNAEAIVSNVTALLLDKEMYKRMSETHNPYGDGQACERIIAALRC from the coding sequence ATGAAAAAGATATTGCTCGTTTTCGGTACCCGTCCCGAAGCGATAAAGATGGCTCCGCTTGTAAAGGCGCTCCAGAAAGATACGGAACATTTTGAGACACGTGTCTGCGTTACGGCACAGCATCGGCAGATGTTGGATCAGGTATTGGAAGTGTTCGGCATCACTCCCGAATATGACCTGAATATCATGGCTCCCAATCAGGACTTGTATGACATTACCGCTAAAGTACTCCTTGGACTGCGCGAAGTGCTGAAGGACTTCCGTCCCGACACCGTATTGGTGCATGGAGATACGACTACCTCGATGGCGGCATCCCTTGCGGCATTCTATATGCAGATACCTGTGGGACACGTGGAAGCCGGATTGCGTACCTATAATATGTTGTCTCCCTGGCCGGAAGAAATGAACCGTCAGGTGACAGACCGTATCTGCACTTACTACTTTGCACCGACGGAACAGTCAAAGGTAAATCTACTGCAAGAGAATATAGACGCGAAGAAAATCTTTATTACCGGAAATACGGTGATCGATGCCCTGCTGATGGCGGTCGATATCATTTCCACCACCGCCGGTGTGAAAGAAAAGATGGCGAAGGAACTTCAGGAGAAAGGCTACACGGTAGGTGATCGTGAGTATATCCTCGTCACCGGACATCGTCGCGAGAACTTCGGAGATGGTTTCCTGCATATCTGCAAAGCGATCAAAGAACTGGCGGCTCTTCACCCGGAGATGGACATAGTCTATCCCGTTCATCTGAATCCTAATGTGCAGAAGCCAGTGTATGAACTGCTTTCCGGTCTGAGCAATGTCTATCTGATCTCTCCTCTGGATTACCTGCCTTTCATCTATGCCATGCAACATTCTACTCTGTTGCTGACGGATAGCGGCGGTGTGCAGGAAGAAGCCCCTTCATTGGGCAAACCCGTGTTGGTGATGCGGGATACGACCGAGCGTCCGGAAGCTGTTGAGGCGGGTACGGTGAAGCTGGTCGGCACGAATGCGGAGGCAATTGTCAGTAATGTCACTGCCCTGCTCCTTGATAAAGAAATGTATAAGCGGATGTCCGAAACACATAACCCTTACGGTGACGGACAGGCTTGCGAAAGAATCATAGCTGCGCTCAGATGTTAA
- a CDS encoding TolC family protein, whose translation MKKNIILLVAMSLTLSGCGIYTKYKPATSVPDDLYGGEVVTEDTAGLGNMDWRELFTDPHLQSLIETGLRTNTDYQSAQLCVEEAQAVLMSAKLAFLPAFALSPQGTVSSFDTNKATQGYSLPVTASWELDVFGRMRNSKKQAKALYAQSEDYRQAVRTQLIAGIANTYYTLLMLDEQLIISRQTEEAWKETVASTRSLMNAGLANESAVSQMEATYYQVQGSVLDLQQQINQVENSLALLLAETPRNYERGTLADQQFPTDFAVGIPVRMLAARPDVRSAERTLEAAFYGTNAARSAFYPSITLSGSAGWTNSVGSMILNPGKFLASAVGSLTQPLFNKGQVVAQYRIARAQQEEAALGFQQTLLNAGSEVNDALTAYQTSQGKRLLLDKQVTSLQTALRSTSLLMEHTNTTYLEVLTARQSLLSAQLSQTANHFTEIQSLINLYRALGGGQE comes from the coding sequence ATGAAGAAAAATATCATCCTGTTAGTTGCCATGAGTCTGACGCTGAGCGGTTGTGGCATCTATACCAAATACAAGCCCGCCACTTCCGTCCCCGACGATCTTTACGGCGGGGAAGTGGTGACGGAAGACACTGCCGGTCTGGGGAATATGGACTGGCGGGAACTCTTCACCGACCCTCATCTGCAGTCCCTCATCGAGACAGGGTTGCGGACCAATACCGACTACCAGTCCGCCCAGCTTTGTGTAGAAGAAGCTCAGGCAGTGCTGATGTCCGCCAAACTTGCTTTCCTGCCCGCCTTTGCGCTTTCCCCGCAGGGGACAGTGAGCAGCTTCGATACGAACAAAGCTACGCAGGGTTATTCGCTACCCGTTACCGCCAGTTGGGAACTGGACGTATTCGGCCGTATGCGCAACTCCAAGAAGCAGGCGAAAGCGCTGTATGCACAAAGTGAAGATTACCGTCAAGCAGTCCGCACGCAGCTGATAGCCGGTATAGCCAATACTTATTACACGCTGCTGATGCTGGACGAACAGCTCATCATCTCCCGACAGACGGAGGAGGCATGGAAAGAAACCGTAGCCTCTACCCGTTCCCTGATGAACGCCGGACTGGCGAACGAATCGGCTGTATCGCAGATGGAAGCGACTTATTATCAGGTACAGGGTTCTGTGCTCGATTTGCAGCAGCAGATCAATCAGGTGGAGAACAGTCTTGCTTTATTATTGGCAGAGACGCCCCGCAACTACGAACGCGGAACGTTGGCAGACCAACAGTTTCCTACGGACTTTGCCGTAGGAATCCCTGTCCGGATGCTTGCCGCCCGCCCCGATGTCCGCTCGGCCGAGCGGACGCTGGAAGCAGCGTTCTATGGCACCAATGCGGCACGTTCGGCTTTCTACCCTTCCATCACGTTGAGCGGAAGTGCCGGATGGACGAACTCCGTCGGGTCTATGATTCTCAATCCGGGCAAGTTCCTGGCATCGGCGGTAGGTTCGCTCACGCAGCCGCTCTTTAATAAAGGACAGGTGGTGGCTCAGTATCGTATCGCCCGTGCGCAACAGGAAGAAGCAGCTCTCGGCTTTCAGCAAACATTGCTCAACGCTGGCAGCGAAGTGAATGATGCGCTGACTGCCTATCAGACCAGTCAGGGGAAAAGGCTGTTGCTGGACAAGCAGGTCACTTCCCTGCAAACGGCCCTGCGAAGTACTTCCCTGCTGATGGAACATACGAATACAACCTATCTGGAAGTACTTACCGCCCGACAGTCATTGCTCAGCGCACAACTGTCACAAACGGCCAATCATTTTACCGAGATACAAAGTTTAATTAACCTATACCGTGCTTTAGGGGGAGGTCAGGAATAA
- a CDS encoding GH92 family glycosyl hydrolase: MKMKLLILAVLPFLTPINMNSQEEKASWVQYVNPLIGTEVWQSGVAVAGHEDPSGYTFPGVTEPFGMTEWTAHTLESKHAGTLHHRVPYWYKHNYISGFMGTHYPSGAVMFDYGAVELMPVVGQLKCRPEERSSSFTHITEKSKPHFYEVMLDDYQVKAQLSATKTSAILQFTYPQSDSAYVVVDAMPSMFTAGAPGYIHIDPVRKEISGKSIQSARGYRETGYFVVRFDKDFDSFGTFNLNNDYPEVIEEKYLFTQKEGKWVNGLKGIYTQDSKGVGHLRSEKIDPVIDFDWDWYKPADDFSFNDYQVTWSGKLKAPSTGEYTLGIQADDGARLYINGELLIDDWKSHSFSYQPTQKKISLEAGKMYDIKLEYYQHEWSSRIKLSWIRPDKKSSTSLLTGNRHLESSTKIGGYIRFKTGKNEVIKAIVGTSFISVEQARINLEREIGAKSMETISAQTEALWNKELSVIDLPGATEQDKIVFYTALYHSFLLPRSLSEDGKYRSPFDGKVHKGISFTDYSIWDTFRATHPLFVLLKPDFAGDLITGLLHAYDEGGWLPKWPNPGYTNCMMGTHSDAIIADAYVKGVRNFDVEKAKKAVLKNAYEKGNHIAWGRLGIMDYERLGYVPVDKYGESVARTMEFAYDDYCLSRFFAEKGEPDLSDKLGKRSKNFRNVLDKETKMVRARKADGSWSNPEDYDISVWSGFNPKGVYNYKKNYTLFVPHDVPELIRFLGGTDSLAVFMDELFDKDIYYVGDEFVMHAPYMYNLCKRPWMTQKRIYDIVNKYYLPTPSGLPGNDDCGQLSSWYIFSAMGFYPMCPASIEYQLGVPCLPGFVLHLPQNRTFTIKTKNFGKGNCYVRAVYLNGKPHRSSVITHSDIINGGEILFELTDKPAYNWFQ; encoded by the coding sequence ATGAAAATGAAATTATTGATACTGGCCGTTCTTCCATTCCTGACGCCGATTAACATGAACTCACAAGAGGAAAAAGCCTCATGGGTACAGTATGTCAACCCATTGATTGGAACAGAAGTATGGCAATCCGGAGTAGCGGTTGCCGGGCATGAAGATCCTTCGGGATATACTTTTCCCGGAGTGACAGAGCCTTTCGGGATGACAGAATGGACTGCCCATACTTTAGAGAGCAAGCACGCTGGAACGCTGCACCATCGGGTACCCTACTGGTATAAACATAACTATATTTCGGGATTTATGGGAACACACTATCCAAGTGGGGCCGTCATGTTCGATTATGGTGCTGTTGAACTAATGCCGGTTGTCGGACAACTGAAATGCAGGCCCGAAGAGCGTAGTTCTTCTTTTACCCATATAACCGAAAAGTCAAAACCTCACTTCTACGAAGTCATGTTGGACGACTATCAGGTAAAAGCTCAATTATCGGCTACAAAAACTTCAGCTATCCTGCAATTTACCTATCCCCAGTCGGATAGTGCTTACGTAGTGGTAGATGCTATGCCTTCCATGTTTACAGCCGGAGCACCGGGCTACATTCACATAGACCCGGTACGAAAAGAAATTTCCGGTAAAAGCATACAATCTGCCAGAGGATATCGGGAAACCGGATATTTTGTAGTCCGTTTCGATAAGGATTTCGACTCTTTCGGCACGTTTAATCTTAATAATGATTATCCCGAAGTAATCGAAGAGAAATATCTGTTCACTCAAAAAGAAGGCAAGTGGGTCAATGGCTTAAAAGGGATTTATACACAGGACTCAAAGGGGGTCGGACATCTGCGGAGTGAAAAAATCGATCCGGTTATCGATTTTGACTGGGACTGGTATAAACCTGCGGATGATTTCAGTTTTAATGATTACCAGGTGACCTGGAGCGGTAAACTCAAAGCTCCCTCTACCGGTGAATATACATTAGGGATACAAGCTGACGACGGAGCACGATTATATATCAACGGAGAATTGCTCATCGATGACTGGAAATCTCATAGTTTCAGCTATCAACCTACCCAAAAGAAGATTTCTCTGGAAGCCGGTAAAATGTATGATATAAAATTGGAATATTATCAGCATGAATGGAGCTCACGGATAAAACTGAGTTGGATCAGGCCTGATAAAAAGTCATCAACATCCCTTCTGACTGGCAATCGACATTTGGAATCGTCTACCAAAATAGGGGGATATATCCGTTTTAAAACCGGAAAAAATGAAGTAATTAAAGCCATCGTTGGCACATCCTTTATTAGTGTGGAACAGGCACGGATAAATCTGGAAAGAGAAATCGGAGCCAAAAGTATGGAAACAATCAGTGCACAAACAGAAGCATTATGGAATAAAGAATTATCAGTCATCGATTTGCCCGGAGCTACAGAACAAGATAAAATTGTTTTTTATACAGCGCTATATCACTCTTTCCTGTTGCCCAGAAGTCTATCTGAAGATGGAAAATACAGAAGTCCGTTTGATGGAAAAGTACATAAGGGTATTAGCTTTACAGACTATTCTATATGGGACACATTCAGAGCGACCCATCCTCTGTTCGTATTACTGAAACCCGATTTTGCGGGAGATCTCATAACCGGACTCCTCCATGCCTACGATGAGGGAGGCTGGCTTCCCAAATGGCCTAATCCGGGATATACCAACTGCATGATGGGAACTCATAGTGATGCCATAATAGCGGATGCTTATGTAAAAGGAGTGCGTAACTTTGATGTAGAGAAAGCTAAAAAAGCAGTGCTGAAAAATGCGTATGAAAAGGGTAACCACATTGCTTGGGGACGCTTGGGCATTATGGACTACGAACGATTGGGATATGTACCTGTTGATAAATATGGAGAATCAGTAGCCAGAACGATGGAGTTTGCCTATGATGATTATTGTCTCTCCCGTTTCTTTGCCGAAAAAGGTGAACCGGACTTATCGGATAAACTAGGTAAACGAAGCAAAAATTTCAGGAACGTACTGGATAAGGAAACCAAAATGGTTCGTGCGCGTAAAGCAGATGGTTCATGGAGTAATCCGGAAGATTACGATATCAGCGTATGGAGTGGTTTTAACCCCAAAGGAGTGTACAACTATAAAAAGAATTATACGTTGTTCGTTCCCCATGATGTTCCCGAACTAATTCGCTTTTTGGGAGGTACCGATTCTTTAGCCGTTTTTATGGATGAACTATTCGATAAAGATATTTACTATGTGGGTGACGAATTTGTGATGCATGCTCCCTATATGTATAATCTCTGTAAAAGACCGTGGATGACTCAAAAAAGAATATATGATATAGTCAATAAATACTATCTGCCCACACCTAGCGGACTGCCGGGAAATGACGACTGTGGACAATTAAGTTCATGGTATATCTTCAGTGCGATGGGATTCTATCCCATGTGTCCGGCTTCTATTGAATATCAGTTAGGAGTTCCCTGTCTGCCGGGCTTTGTATTGCATTTGCCTCAAAATAGAACATTCACAATTAAAACAAAGAATTTCGGCAAAGGCAATTGTTATGTACGCGCTGTATATCTCAATGGCAAGCCTCACCGTAGTTCTGTCATAACTCATTCAGATATTATTAACGGTGGGGAGATTTTATTCGAATTAACAGATAAGCCTGCATATAATTGGTTTCAATAG
- a CDS encoding NeuD/PglB/VioB family sugar acetyltransferase: MVIIGSKGCAKEILTALKWDNVEETVSLFDNINTDISDAYYDFPIIKSWNELEQHLKTDSKVIIGVGGGQRREVLARKIACLGGVLTTFISQKALVGGYDNTIEPGVVILSGATITCNVSIGQGTFINKSTVISHDVRIGRYCEVSPGAKVLGRAIIGDRTEIGANAVILPDVIVGADCKIGAGAVVTRNIDSHTTVAGVPARSITKSSNNAFKLKSKIRNLLYHIRIADFRKLREYNHYVFGKRKLMFLELLSHSWMYGASFENYYELQFFKKSRTECRQYLTSSLRHELTRQVNDPCEALVLKDKVRFSEVFEDILGRRVMTFDEIKRQMHDPYSISINEVVIKPIKGQAGQGIIFPMQNFTSLRQLHDYVISTVKKPDEYLYEERIIQHSALNKLNPSSLNTLRIVTYYDESINKVDVWSVVLRIGIKARTDNFATGGIAVLVDHRGVVCQPAIIKHPSGERFHIHPVSGEKITGCIIPYYDQAIALAKQAAMRIPKVRSIGWDVAITETGPYMLEGNDNWCMTLFQLPGGEGLRHLANSVCNMFSVYE, from the coding sequence ATGGTAATAATCGGGAGTAAAGGATGTGCTAAGGAGATTTTGACAGCACTCAAGTGGGATAATGTAGAAGAAACTGTATCTTTGTTTGACAATATAAATACAGATATTAGCGATGCATATTATGACTTTCCCATTATTAAATCCTGGAATGAACTGGAGCAACATCTGAAAACAGACAGTAAGGTTATTATTGGTGTCGGAGGTGGACAGCGTAGAGAGGTACTGGCACGAAAGATTGCCTGTCTTGGAGGAGTATTGACCACTTTTATCTCCCAAAAAGCCCTTGTGGGCGGGTATGACAATACTATCGAACCAGGTGTTGTAATTCTTTCGGGGGCAACTATTACTTGTAATGTAAGTATAGGGCAGGGGACATTTATCAATAAAAGCACTGTTATCAGTCATGACGTCCGTATTGGACGATATTGTGAAGTATCTCCCGGTGCAAAAGTCTTGGGACGTGCCATTATCGGTGACAGGACGGAGATAGGTGCTAATGCGGTAATACTTCCTGATGTCATTGTCGGTGCTGACTGCAAAATAGGTGCAGGCGCTGTAGTGACGCGAAATATCGACAGCCATACTACTGTTGCCGGAGTTCCTGCCCGTTCAATTACAAAAAGCAGTAATAATGCTTTCAAGTTAAAGTCAAAGATAAGAAATTTATTGTACCATATACGAATTGCAGATTTTCGAAAGCTGAGAGAATATAATCATTACGTATTCGGAAAAAGGAAACTGATGTTCCTTGAGCTATTGTCACATAGTTGGATGTATGGTGCATCATTCGAAAACTACTACGAGTTGCAGTTCTTTAAGAAAAGCAGAACAGAATGCCGACAGTATCTCACTTCTTCGTTACGTCATGAATTGACACGTCAAGTAAACGATCCCTGCGAAGCGTTAGTGTTAAAAGATAAAGTGCGTTTTTCCGAAGTTTTTGAGGATATCCTAGGGCGCCGGGTAATGACGTTTGATGAGATAAAAAGGCAAATGCATGATCCTTACTCCATATCCATAAATGAGGTCGTCATTAAACCCATAAAAGGACAAGCCGGTCAAGGGATTATTTTTCCGATGCAAAACTTTACATCATTGCGACAACTACATGACTATGTTATTTCTACTGTAAAAAAACCGGATGAATATTTGTACGAAGAACGTATTATCCAACATAGCGCCCTGAATAAACTGAATCCGTCAAGTCTCAACACATTGAGAATTGTGACATATTATGATGAAAGTATAAATAAGGTCGATGTGTGGAGTGTTGTTTTACGTATAGGAATAAAGGCTCGCACAGACAACTTTGCTACAGGAGGAATTGCCGTCCTTGTTGATCATCGGGGTGTCGTCTGTCAACCTGCTATAATAAAACATCCGTCAGGAGAACGGTTTCATATACATCCTGTCAGTGGTGAAAAAATAACAGGTTGCATAATCCCATATTACGATCAGGCAATAGCATTAGCCAAACAAGCTGCTATGAGAATTCCGAAAGTGAGAAGTATCGGATGGGATGTTGCGATAACCGAAACCGGTCCTTATATGTTGGAAGGAAACGATAATTGGTGTATGACTTTATTTCAGTTGCCCGGCGGAGAAGGGTTGCGGCATTTGGCCAATTCGGTTTGCAATATGTTTTCTGTTTATGAATAA
- the wecC gene encoding UDP-N-acetyl-D-mannosamine dehydrogenase, producing the protein MKKVVFLGLGYIGLPTAAVAAAHGFEVIGVDVNPSVVETINQGKIHIVEPELGQVVRDVVQSGKLRAVCKPEAADAFFIVVPTPFKQNHRADITYVEAATRSVIPYLQEGNLFVIESTSPVYTTERMAEVIYKERPELKGKIHIAYCPERVLPGNTLYELVHNDRVIGGIDPASTAKAIEFYSAFVQGKLHGTNARTAEMCKLTENSSRDSQIAFANELSMICDKAGINVWELIELANKHPRVNILQPGCGVGGHCIAVDPWFIVSDYPEQAQLIKRARETNDYKADWCANKVLETCQKFVEQNEREPVVACMGLAFKPNIDDLRESPAKYIASRIISESRADVLIIEPNISTHKSFHLTDYREAYEKADIIVWLVRHDVFLALPREEGKIELDFCGVRR; encoded by the coding sequence ATGAAAAAGGTTGTGTTTTTAGGATTAGGGTATATCGGCCTTCCTACGGCAGCCGTTGCTGCCGCTCACGGTTTCGAAGTCATAGGAGTAGATGTCAATCCTTCTGTGGTGGAAACGATCAACCAGGGAAAGATACATATTGTAGAACCTGAACTGGGTCAGGTAGTCAGGGACGTAGTGCAGAGTGGAAAGTTACGCGCTGTATGCAAGCCGGAAGCGGCGGATGCTTTCTTTATCGTAGTGCCTACCCCATTCAAGCAGAACCATCGGGCGGACATCACCTATGTGGAAGCGGCCACCCGTTCCGTGATCCCTTATCTGCAGGAGGGTAACCTGTTTGTCATTGAATCCACTTCTCCGGTATATACCACCGAACGTATGGCGGAAGTGATCTATAAAGAACGTCCCGAACTGAAAGGGAAGATACATATCGCTTATTGTCCCGAACGCGTATTGCCGGGAAATACATTATACGAACTGGTGCACAACGACCGCGTGATAGGCGGCATCGATCCGGCATCCACCGCAAAAGCCATTGAGTTTTATTCCGCTTTCGTACAAGGCAAACTGCACGGCACCAATGCCCGCACGGCAGAGATGTGCAAACTGACGGAGAACTCCTCCCGCGACTCACAGATCGCCTTTGCCAACGAACTCTCCATGATCTGCGACAAAGCCGGAATCAATGTATGGGAACTGATCGAACTGGCCAACAAGCATCCGCGTGTGAATATCCTTCAACCGGGCTGCGGAGTAGGCGGTCACTGCATTGCGGTAGACCCTTGGTTCATCGTATCCGACTATCCGGAACAGGCGCAGCTCATCAAGCGTGCCCGTGAAACGAACGATTACAAAGCGGACTGGTGTGCGAACAAAGTATTGGAAACCTGCCAGAAGTTTGTAGAACAGAACGAGCGCGAACCGGTCGTTGCCTGCATGGGACTGGCTTTCAAACCGAATATCGATGACTTACGGGAATCTCCCGCCAAATATATCGCCTCCCGCATCATCTCCGAATCGAGAGCGGACGTGCTGATTATCGAACCTAATATAAGCACTCATAAGAGCTTCCATCTGACAGACTATCGGGAAGCATACGAGAAAGCGGATATTATCGTCTGGCTGGTTCGCCACGATGTCTTCCTTGCATTGCCCAGGGAGGAAGGAAAGATAGAACTGGACTTCTGCGGTGTGAGACGATAA